A region from the Cellvibrio sp. PSBB006 genome encodes:
- a CDS encoding ATP-binding protein: MFKLRTQFFLALLATSAVLTGALYAFFSFSFERGFWHYIEQKEIARAAPLIEKLEQHYQEHGNWDWFRSNPEAWPDYLTVFMMDNFRSRRLPPDALPGTPPDGMAPPINVSRRVSALFRAVVLLDKEQNLVAGDPRMRRDIYRHKLQVNSRTVGYLGMPLNPALRDLHDAEFAGDQTTNMALIAVAAFLFALLSALPLSHFLTKRIHALVQHIKQLSQGQYDNKIHLKGEDELTTLAEHLNDLGHSLQQSEQARRRWVADISHELRTPLAVLQADIEALEDGVRALDQKALARLQQHTRRLTNLVDDLYDLSLTDIGALTYRKQACDLHELLQELVNIMQPRFENAGLAFVAHLPPGDAPVFGDPQRLHQLFLNLLQNSLNYTQAPGNVRLQMHREEHHFLITLDDSAPGVDDSLHEKLFERLYRAESSRNRATGGAGLGLTLCRNIVEAHEGTIHITHSQLGGLTVTVTLPISRA, encoded by the coding sequence ATGTTTAAACTTCGAACCCAGTTCTTCCTCGCCTTACTAGCTACCAGTGCCGTGCTGACCGGTGCGCTCTATGCATTCTTCAGTTTCAGTTTCGAGCGGGGTTTCTGGCATTACATTGAACAAAAAGAGATTGCCCGTGCGGCGCCGTTGATTGAAAAGCTGGAACAACATTATCAGGAGCACGGCAATTGGGATTGGTTCAGGAGCAACCCCGAGGCCTGGCCCGATTACCTGACCGTTTTTATGATGGACAATTTCCGGAGCCGGCGTTTGCCACCCGATGCGTTACCCGGCACCCCGCCCGACGGGATGGCGCCGCCGATTAACGTCAGCCGGCGGGTCAGCGCGTTGTTCCGCGCGGTGGTGTTGCTCGACAAAGAACAAAACCTTGTCGCGGGCGATCCGCGCATGCGCCGCGATATTTATCGCCATAAATTGCAGGTTAATTCGCGTACCGTCGGTTATCTGGGAATGCCGTTGAATCCGGCCCTGCGCGACCTGCACGATGCCGAATTTGCCGGCGACCAGACTACCAACATGGCATTGATTGCCGTCGCGGCGTTTTTATTTGCGTTGTTGTCCGCCCTGCCCTTGTCACACTTTCTCACCAAACGCATCCACGCCCTGGTGCAACATATCAAGCAACTGAGCCAGGGCCAGTATGACAACAAAATTCATCTCAAGGGTGAAGATGAGCTGACAACGCTGGCAGAACACCTCAATGATCTGGGTCATTCGCTGCAACAAAGTGAACAGGCCCGGCGGCGCTGGGTCGCCGATATATCCCACGAGTTGCGCACCCCTTTGGCTGTTCTGCAAGCGGATATCGAGGCATTGGAGGACGGCGTTCGGGCGCTCGACCAAAAAGCGCTTGCGCGACTGCAACAGCACACCCGGCGCCTGACCAATCTGGTCGATGACCTTTATGATCTTTCACTCACCGACATCGGCGCCCTGACATACCGCAAACAAGCCTGCGATTTACACGAGCTCTTGCAGGAACTGGTGAACATTATGCAGCCACGTTTCGAAAATGCAGGGCTGGCGTTTGTCGCGCACTTGCCGCCGGGGGATGCACCGGTTTTTGGTGACCCGCAACGCTTGCATCAATTGTTCTTAAACCTGTTACAAAACAGCCTCAATTACACCCAGGCGCCCGGCAATGTCAGATTGCAGATGCACCGTGAAGAACATCATTTTTTAATTACTCTTGATGACAGCGCGCCGGGCGTTGATGACTCACTGCATGAAAAATTATTCGAACGTTTATATCGTGCTGAATCTTCCCGGAATCGCGCTACCGGAGGTGCCGGTTTAGGCCTGACATTGTGTCGCAATATTGTTGAGGCGCATGAAGGAACCATCCACATTACCCACAGTCAGTTAGGCGGTTTAACCGTTACTGTTACCTTGCCTATATCACGAGCCTGA
- the grxD gene encoding Grx4 family monothiol glutaredoxin: MDVLETIKQQITENPVILYMKGSPNAPQCGFSMRASQALMACGQRFAYVDVLTNPDIRTELPKFANWPTFPQLWVKGELVGGCDIITEMHEKGELKTLVDAAVVN; the protein is encoded by the coding sequence ATGGACGTTTTGGAAACGATCAAGCAACAAATCACCGAAAACCCGGTCATCCTTTACATGAAAGGATCGCCAAATGCTCCCCAGTGCGGTTTTTCCATGCGCGCATCCCAGGCGCTGATGGCCTGTGGCCAGCGCTTTGCCTATGTTGATGTGCTGACCAACCCCGACATTCGCACCGAACTGCCCAAATTCGCCAATTGGCCGACCTTTCCACAATTGTGGGTAAAAGGAGAGTTGGTTGGGGGATGCGACATCATCACGGAGATGCACGAAAAAGGTGAATTAAAAACCCTCGTCGATGCCGCTGTGGTCAATTAA
- a CDS encoding helix-turn-helix domain-containing protein, whose translation MKIGKVLRQHRNAQGKTLEAVSFVAGTDAGNLSRIERDEQRPSLDLLEEIARALGLTVSAIYAEVESQATAVKEPSDRYKTDKKRAAELEKQVNQLTRYFCSLSPEGRDLALNLVQTLKKAHPARDEKT comes from the coding sequence ATGAAAATAGGCAAAGTACTCAGACAACACCGCAACGCCCAAGGCAAAACCTTGGAGGCGGTATCATTCGTGGCGGGCACCGATGCAGGTAATCTGTCGCGTATCGAGCGGGACGAGCAGCGTCCGTCGCTGGACTTATTAGAAGAAATTGCCCGTGCGTTGGGGTTAACGGTTTCTGCAATATATGCTGAGGTGGAAAGCCAGGCGACAGCCGTCAAGGAGCCGAGCGATCGCTATAAAACGGACAAAAAACGTGCCGCAGAGCTGGAAAAACAGGTTAATCAGCTAACCCGTTACTTTTGTTCGCTTTCTCCGGAAGGTCGGGATTTGGCTCTGAATCTGGTGCAAACCCTCAAGAAAGCACATCCCGCGCGGGACGAGAAGACATAG
- a CDS encoding carbohydrate porin: MKKIAAAFISCLAAFAHADDMSYWNDTLSAEDVAYFDEMLRVDSSTTPVMSSPEINAEWRLISHPQPSVEVGSRYALSVVEVAYPGQYSDVVYSFTEKNLNDNLAVFLQVSHTENNAALSHEYIGTGILVNNRWRAGDGIGLGIAHARSSDLQQHIYPDWESAEMAWELSYFGHLLNRLNAQTSVYYIQHPVQNVEISDSIAAQLRVHFKF, translated from the coding sequence ATGAAAAAAATCGCTGCGGCTTTTATCAGTTGCCTTGCTGCCTTCGCCCATGCGGATGACATGTCCTATTGGAATGATACGTTATCCGCAGAAGACGTCGCTTATTTTGATGAGATGTTGCGCGTCGACTCCTCCACTACCCCTGTTATGTCCTCTCCTGAAATCAACGCTGAATGGCGCTTGATCAGCCATCCACAACCTTCCGTTGAAGTTGGTTCACGTTACGCATTATCCGTTGTTGAGGTTGCTTATCCCGGGCAATATAGCGACGTCGTCTATAGCTTCACCGAGAAAAACCTTAACGATAATCTCGCGGTATTTCTGCAAGTCAGTCACACTGAAAACAATGCTGCCCTGAGCCATGAATATATTGGTACCGGTATCCTGGTGAACAATCGGTGGCGCGCCGGCGACGGCATTGGTTTGGGTATTGCCCACGCTCGTTCCAGTGATCTTCAACAACATATTTATCCGGACTGGGAATCCGCGGAGATGGCCTGGGAGTTAAGTTATTTTGGCCATCTGCTCAATCGGCTGAACGCTCAAACCAGTGTGTATTACATCCAGCATCCTGTCCAGAATGTCGAAATCAGTGACTCCATTGCGGCGCAGCTGCGTGTGCATTTCAAATTCTGA
- the corA gene encoding magnesium/cobalt transporter CorA, translated as MLRMFKIQGTTLREVPAQQEEDTKVALANAVWVDAHEPSEEERENLNTFLRAELPESDDVEEIEFSARYFQDSAGIHVHSLFLSPGESGRHNTVTVAFILQDKRLLTVRDGDLADFRLLRMRARRGQVHVSSPQDLLITMFEQKVENLADALEDIHRKLEEVSHMVLEDADAELEDAIDRLAKLEDSNGKIRLCLMDTQRSISFMQRHLREHFELQETAREIKRDVDTLMSHTAFLFDKINFLMDSTQGFINIEQNQIIKTFSIAAVIFLPPTVVASLYGMNFEFMPHIHWQYGFELGLCLMVLSALAPYWYFKSKDWL; from the coding sequence ATGTTGAGAATGTTCAAGATTCAAGGTACCACCTTGCGCGAAGTTCCCGCGCAACAGGAAGAGGATACCAAGGTTGCACTCGCCAATGCTGTTTGGGTTGATGCCCACGAACCGAGTGAAGAAGAACGTGAAAATCTCAATACGTTTCTGCGCGCCGAATTGCCAGAGTCGGATGACGTAGAGGAAATTGAATTCTCCGCCCGTTATTTTCAGGACAGTGCCGGCATCCACGTTCACTCGTTATTTTTGTCCCCCGGGGAATCGGGGCGGCATAATACCGTGACAGTCGCCTTTATTCTGCAAGACAAACGCTTACTGACTGTGCGTGACGGCGACTTGGCAGATTTTCGCTTGCTGCGTATGCGTGCGCGTCGCGGTCAGGTGCATGTCAGTTCGCCGCAAGACTTGCTGATTACCATGTTTGAGCAAAAGGTGGAAAACCTGGCAGATGCCCTGGAAGATATCCATCGCAAACTGGAAGAAGTCAGTCACATGGTATTGGAGGATGCCGACGCTGAGTTGGAAGATGCGATTGATCGTCTGGCCAAACTGGAAGACAGCAACGGTAAAATCCGTTTATGTCTGATGGATACCCAGCGCTCCATTTCCTTTATGCAGCGTCATTTGCGCGAACACTTTGAGTTGCAGGAAACCGCGCGGGAAATTAAACGCGATGTGGATACGCTGATGTCCCACACGGCTTTTCTGTTCGATAAGATTAACTTCCTGATGGACTCGACGCAGGGTTTTATCAATATCGAACAAAACCAGATTATTAAAACCTTCTCCATCGCTGCGGTTATCTTTCTGCCGCCGACAGTGGTAGCCAGTTTGTACGGCATGAACTTTGAGTTTATGCCTCATATTCATTGGCAGTACGGTTTCGAATTAGGTCTATGCCTGATGGTGTTAAGCGCATTGGCACCTTACTGGTATTTCAAAAGCAAGGACTGGCTGTAA
- the lpxL gene encoding LpxL/LpxP family Kdo(2)-lipid IV(A) lauroyl/palmitoleoyl acyltransferase yields MDRKTDPQFHISFYGPRYWFTWLGLGFFKLLASLPVSISMRLGVGIGYLFYYLARPRRHITEVNIALCFPELSAQEQDQLVRGIMRAVGISVVETSIALWGSDKQIKGRYTIKGVEHIEAVQAEGKGIILMGSHQTTLDLVGRILSSHITFDVLYRRDPNPLLSYMISQARERFATSAIPRDDTRQLIRNLRKGHSVWYAPDQDYGLKHGVFAPFFGVNAATIVGTGRIAQMGQAKVIPMSYYRNAQGHYEIEFYPPLDNFPSGDDVADATRTNAVIEEIIRRQPDQYLWVHRRFKTRPPGEPSFYRKKR; encoded by the coding sequence GTGGATAGAAAAACCGATCCTCAATTTCATATTTCGTTTTATGGCCCGCGCTATTGGTTTACCTGGCTAGGCTTGGGCTTTTTTAAATTGCTAGCGAGCCTGCCGGTATCTATCAGTATGCGGCTGGGTGTGGGCATAGGTTATTTGTTTTACTACTTGGCCCGCCCTCGTCGCCATATCACTGAGGTAAATATTGCGCTGTGTTTTCCAGAGTTAAGCGCGCAGGAACAAGACCAGCTGGTGCGTGGAATCATGCGTGCGGTTGGCATCAGCGTAGTGGAAACGTCGATTGCTCTCTGGGGTAGCGATAAGCAAATCAAAGGTCGTTATACCATCAAAGGTGTAGAGCATATCGAAGCAGTGCAAGCTGAAGGTAAGGGCATTATCTTGATGGGCAGCCATCAAACGACGCTTGATTTGGTGGGGCGTATTTTATCCAGCCATATTACCTTTGATGTCTTGTACCGGCGTGATCCCAATCCGTTGTTGTCCTATATGATTTCCCAGGCGCGCGAACGGTTTGCCACATCCGCCATCCCCCGCGACGATACCCGCCAATTGATCAGGAATCTGCGCAAGGGACATTCTGTGTGGTATGCCCCGGATCAGGACTATGGTTTAAAGCATGGGGTTTTTGCACCTTTTTTTGGTGTGAATGCGGCGACGATTGTGGGCACCGGGCGTATTGCTCAAATGGGTCAGGCAAAGGTGATTCCCATGTCGTATTACCGTAATGCCCAGGGGCATTACGAGATCGAGTTTTATCCACCGCTGGATAATTTCCCCAGCGGTGATGACGTGGCTGACGCGACCCGCACCAATGCGGTTATTGAAGAAATCATCCGTCGTCAGCCAGACCAGTATCTTTGGGTTCACCGACGCTTCAAAACACGGCCGCCTGGCGAGCCCAGTTTTTATCGGAAGAAGCGCTGA
- a CDS encoding HAD family phosphatase, which translates to MSVVFEAVLFDCDGVLVDSEVIATRALHRSLQDINITLSLDEVATTFTGQSFSQCVALIEAHRGSSLPENFMEDNRRYFRDMMEQELVAMPGIKEVLQSLTLPYALVTNSQARELDVKLKHTGLDTFFPPEHRFDTETLGVAKPNPEIYRRAAATLGFDIKRCLIVEDSFPGVSAGVHSGATVWCYRPHLTQEELDNFGVTCVFTDWVQFLPLLNQATW; encoded by the coding sequence ATGTCTGTTGTTTTTGAAGCGGTATTGTTTGATTGCGATGGTGTGCTGGTGGACTCTGAAGTCATTGCAACCCGTGCACTGCATCGTTCGTTGCAGGATATCAATATAACCCTGAGTCTGGATGAGGTCGCCACAACCTTTACCGGGCAAAGTTTTTCCCAGTGTGTCGCCTTGATTGAGGCGCATCGCGGCAGTTCGCTGCCAGAAAATTTTATGGAAGATAATCGCCGTTATTTTCGCGACATGATGGAGCAAGAGCTGGTTGCAATGCCGGGTATAAAAGAGGTTCTGCAATCGCTGACGCTGCCCTATGCCCTGGTAACCAATTCACAAGCGCGCGAGCTTGATGTGAAATTGAAGCACACAGGGTTGGATACTTTTTTCCCGCCCGAGCATCGTTTCGATACGGAAACGCTGGGGGTGGCCAAGCCTAACCCGGAAATTTACCGACGCGCAGCGGCCACGCTTGGGTTTGATATCAAGCGCTGCCTGATTGTGGAAGACAGCTTTCCCGGCGTCAGTGCCGGTGTTCACAGCGGTGCGACTGTGTGGTGTTATCGCCCGCATTTAACGCAAGAGGAACTGGATAATTTTGGTGTAACCTGTGTTTTTACGGACTGGGTGCAGTTTCTCCCGTTGTTGAATCAGGCAACCTGGTAA
- a CDS encoding PKD domain-containing protein: MRTPSLVRLFFSSCVFLGLSLSMTQTFAFSSACSSLSSACWGGPSSASNSSRSSSSSSFSNTSNYSTSTSYTSASASTSACGIYSTSSSSSSSNSSAASVQCAIANANAWNTGYDFAVNVTNTGTEAVSAWEVYIALGEGHTIGNTWGADVSLDGQIITAENLQWNGTLQPGQSTTFGINGTHPGAFVQPQCISGSLPNRAPSAGVEVDVYGPTVFVDARTSTDPDDNPLTYDIDFGDGEAIRYSNAWHTYRAAGDYTVTVTVSDGELTDIHTDVITVTEYTGGNRAPIAMLAIGSDRGRIYGRANAAFDEDGDALTYIWDVGTGPTTSTSPSSPGRYVNGGAYVTVTVSDGELADTKQMFAPANCTYWYDFRASANFEYHLDNMTVYVDARDSEAAYNINWTFGDGTTSNDLVTSHTYAEPGIYRLTLSASGIPFSDTEAVTLIVGDVQDNEPPIPALVCEESTMDYIDGPVTTCDVSGTLDPDGDYLTYIVDWGDGSSSGVASYTRFAHQYEEAGDYVITLTVSDTLNTVTEQFNWTSSGQIDEPNEPPVAAIACTEVERAVEQPDGSSVEQYFTACSGVGTVDPNEDDDLVFSWEMGDGATYETTRSIDTVFHQYQVAGSYTVTMTVSDGEFTDTITREVASSGIEIPDNNTPPTACFRIIQNAIYPPPLNATFDANCSSDVDGDTLTYQWEFGDGSTATGVITSHQFANPGRYETRLTVSDGRASHSTTHTGIYGAVGTAQCEYVLTSEWSTGFTGAVRITNEGVAPLNGWRVEWQYAGGDRISGAWNTQFSGNNPYTAASLGWNAVIQPGQTVEFGFQGTKPEGIAAEVPTVMGAICE; encoded by the coding sequence ATGAGAACTCCCTCTCTGGTGCGATTATTTTTTTCATCTTGTGTTTTTCTTGGTTTATCGCTTTCAATGACGCAAACATTTGCATTTTCATCAGCATGTAGCAGCTTGTCTTCGGCATGCTGGGGTGGGCCATCAAGCGCATCAAACTCTTCACGTTCTTCAAGCTCTTCGAGTTTTTCAAATACTTCAAATTATTCAACCTCTACAAGCTATACATCGGCATCCGCATCTACGTCGGCTTGCGGCATATATTCAACCTCCAGTTCCAGTAGCTCCAGCAACTCATCGGCGGCGAGCGTTCAGTGTGCCATTGCCAATGCTAACGCCTGGAATACCGGTTACGACTTTGCGGTTAACGTGACCAACACCGGCACAGAAGCCGTCAGTGCATGGGAGGTTTATATTGCGCTGGGCGAAGGCCATACCATCGGTAATACCTGGGGTGCGGATGTCTCGTTGGATGGGCAGATTATCACCGCCGAAAATCTTCAATGGAACGGCACTTTGCAACCGGGCCAGAGCACAACATTTGGCATAAACGGCACGCATCCGGGTGCATTTGTCCAGCCGCAATGCATATCAGGCTCCTTACCTAATCGTGCTCCGAGTGCCGGTGTTGAGGTCGATGTTTACGGCCCTACCGTATTCGTAGATGCGCGAACCTCGACGGACCCTGACGATAATCCATTAACCTACGACATTGATTTTGGCGATGGTGAGGCCATTCGCTACAGCAACGCCTGGCATACCTACAGAGCAGCTGGCGATTACACCGTCACAGTGACTGTTTCCGATGGAGAACTGACAGACATTCACACCGACGTTATTACGGTGACGGAATACACTGGCGGCAATCGCGCGCCGATTGCGATGCTGGCAATAGGGTCTGACCGCGGGCGTATCTATGGCCGAGCCAATGCAGCCTTCGATGAAGACGGTGATGCACTGACTTATATCTGGGATGTGGGAACCGGTCCCACCACCTCAACCAGCCCTTCCTCGCCGGGCCGTTATGTTAATGGTGGCGCTTATGTCACGGTGACTGTGAGTGACGGCGAATTAGCCGATACCAAGCAAATGTTTGCACCGGCTAACTGTACTTATTGGTATGACTTCCGCGCATCGGCTAATTTCGAGTATCACCTGGACAATATGACCGTATATGTCGATGCGCGTGATTCAGAGGCGGCATATAACATTAACTGGACTTTCGGTGATGGCACGACGAGCAATGATCTGGTCACGTCGCATACCTATGCTGAACCGGGAATTTATCGCCTGACTCTCTCGGCATCCGGCATTCCATTTTCTGACACTGAAGCGGTGACTTTGATTGTCGGTGATGTGCAGGATAATGAACCGCCCATTCCCGCGTTGGTTTGCGAAGAATCCACAATGGATTATATCGATGGTCCCGTGACGACGTGCGATGTGTCGGGCACGCTTGACCCGGACGGCGATTATCTGACATACATCGTTGATTGGGGGGATGGTTCTTCCAGTGGTGTTGCCTCATACACAAGGTTCGCTCATCAATACGAAGAGGCAGGTGATTACGTCATTACCTTAACGGTATCAGACACATTGAACACGGTGACTGAGCAATTTAACTGGACATCTTCCGGGCAAATAGATGAACCCAACGAACCGCCGGTGGCGGCAATTGCCTGTACCGAAGTGGAGCGTGCGGTAGAGCAACCCGATGGATCAAGTGTTGAACAATATTTCACGGCGTGCAGTGGTGTAGGAACCGTCGACCCAAATGAAGACGACGATCTGGTGTTTTCCTGGGAGATGGGTGATGGCGCAACCTATGAAACTACGCGTTCCATTGATACCGTTTTTCATCAATATCAAGTTGCCGGCAGTTACACGGTCACCATGACGGTAAGCGATGGTGAGTTCACCGACACCATCACGCGCGAGGTAGCGTCCAGTGGTATTGAAATTCCAGACAACAATACACCGCCAACGGCTTGCTTCCGGATTATTCAAAATGCCATCTATCCGCCGCCCTTGAATGCTACCTTTGACGCGAATTGTTCATCCGATGTTGACGGTGACACCTTGACTTATCAGTGGGAGTTCGGTGATGGCTCTACCGCAACCGGCGTGATTACGTCCCATCAATTTGCCAATCCCGGACGCTATGAAACCCGCTTGACGGTGAGCGATGGCCGCGCATCGCACTCTACTACTCATACGGGCATTTATGGGGCTGTTGGCACGGCGCAGTGTGAATATGTTTTGACCAGCGAATGGAGCACGGGTTTTACCGGTGCGGTGCGCATCACCAACGAGGGCGTTGCCCCCTTGAATGGTTGGCGGGTGGAATGGCAGTACGCGGGCGGTGATCGCATCAGCGGTGCGTGGAATACGCAATTCTCTGGAAATAATCCCTACACGGCCGCCAGCCTCGGTTGGAATGCAGTAATACAGCCGGGACAAACAGTTGAATTTGGTTTCCAGGGTACCAAGCCTGAGGGAATTGCAGCCGAAGTTCCCACGGTTATGGGTGCAATATGTGAGTAG
- a CDS encoding response regulator, translated as MRILIVEDEPELGEIVQDYLRAQEFDTTLVGDGQIALHKILHEHWDLVLLDLMLPGKDGLSICQEVRRVSQVPIIMMTAKVEEIDRLLGLELGADDYICKPYSPRELVARVKAVLRRTQPLTADTHFYLDQSTLSVRFREQQVEITAVEYRLLETLMASKERVVSREQLMKHAYNDHRVVNDRTMDSHITKLRKKLLQLTEEEIIHSVYGVGYKLQIPRPDLPQ; from the coding sequence ATGCGCATTTTGATCGTGGAAGATGAACCGGAGTTGGGCGAGATAGTGCAGGATTATCTTCGCGCGCAGGAGTTCGACACAACCCTCGTCGGCGACGGACAGATCGCCTTACACAAAATCCTCCATGAACACTGGGACCTGGTATTGCTGGATCTAATGCTGCCTGGCAAGGATGGTTTAAGCATTTGCCAGGAAGTTCGCCGCGTATCGCAAGTTCCCATCATCATGATGACGGCCAAGGTCGAAGAAATTGATCGGTTGCTGGGCCTCGAATTAGGTGCTGATGATTATATCTGCAAACCCTATAGCCCACGGGAATTGGTTGCCCGCGTCAAAGCGGTATTGCGACGCACGCAGCCCTTAACGGCCGATACACATTTTTACCTTGATCAATCGACCCTATCGGTACGTTTTCGTGAGCAGCAGGTTGAGATCACAGCGGTTGAATACCGATTGCTGGAAACCTTGATGGCCAGCAAGGAACGCGTTGTTTCCCGCGAGCAACTGATGAAACATGCTTATAACGATCACCGCGTCGTCAATGACCGAACCATGGATTCACATATCACCAAATTACGAAAAAAATTACTGCAACTGACTGAAGAAGAGATTATTCATTCGGTTTACGGCGTGGGTTATAAATTACAAATCCCCCGGCCAGACCTACCACAATAA